Below is a genomic region from Oenanthe melanoleuca isolate GR-GAL-2019-014 chromosome 18, OMel1.0, whole genome shotgun sequence.
GAGGAGGCACctgggaaggaggcagggagTTCAAATAAACCAGTGCTAAGCTAAAGCACGCCCAGAACAGGTGACCCACAGGTAACATCTGGACAGTGAAGATAAAAACCACAAGCTGGGCTTGCTCCCCCCTTCCCACACCAGAATGCCAAGAGCATTGATCAGAGTGCTCTGTGCTTTGCCAtggctccagggctctgtgtaCTGTACCAACCACTAATCCCTCCTCACTGGACTCAGCACTTCCTGAAAGATGTGTCTGAAACTCCtgattttacacatttttaaagcatctcCTATTCCAACCCAATGCCATGATTTGTACTGAAACAGGAAGTAGGTTCCACCCAGGAACCCGCGCTTCAAAGAGATGATTCCAGCAAGGGATTTGATTGGGATTTCTAACCAAAAATAGACCTGAGAAATCAAAAGTCAGCTATGGTATCACAGTCTTTACAATGAAGTTAGATGTGAAAAGTTTCTCTCTCCCCCCTCTCACCTTAAATTACTGCCACAGTCTAATAATTGCAACCATTTCACTGAAGTTTTGACTTGGAATTCTGGATTTTCTAGGATAATACACATGTTTGTAAAAGGTCAAATTTACCACTTTACAGGTAACTTAGACATAGGTCTGCTATAAAATTACAACTTGAGTCAACTTGAAGCTACACTGGAAGAGATTAAGcctgaatttctgcagaaattgGCAATAAtgtgttcagcagcagcttttagcCACATATCAAGAAGTCTGACAGGATCTGGATTTCTCTACTCCTGCTGTAAACTTCTAGTTAAAAAACAACACACGAGAGTTACTGAAATAAACCAGTCTTTCTGCCCATCACTGTAACATCAGCTGCTTGAGGTTGTCGTGCAGGATGGTATCCTTGACATCACGGAACACTAGCCGGATGTTCTCTGTGTTAATAGCAGTGGTGAAGTGGTGGTACAGGGGCTTCTGCTGCTGGTCCCGGCGCTTCGTGCGAAAACAATCCACCAGGAATTTTTGGACATCTGTTAAGCAGTGGGGATCCCCTTCAAACTCTGGGAAATAGTCTTTGATGCTGACTTTCTGTACTTTTTCCTCAAGCAAGTCCGTCTTGTTTAAGAAGAGGATGATGGAGACGTTGCTGAACACCCGGTTGTTGACTATTGTTTCAAAAATGTTCAGGGACTCGGTGAGGCGGTTGGTCTGCCTGTCCTCCATCAGCACCTGGTCGAATTCACTGGAGGACACGAGGAACAGGATGGATGTGACGCTGTCGAAGCACTCGAACCATCGCTTCCGCTCCGACCGCTGCCCGCCCACGTCCACCATCTTGAAAGGGACGTTTTTGATTTCAAAGTCGTACTCGTGAATCCCTTTGGTGGGCCTTCGTGCCAGCAGGATGTCTTGTTGTGAGGGGAGGTAATCCTACAAAAATAAGGAGAGTTTTTGGATTAGGATGTGATCGTGGGTatgggcacagctgagctgcagtgcagagagcagcctgCACGGGAACAGGACGAGGTTTTCGGTAAAAGACATGGATGTGGATTTCCATGCTAACACTGGAGCTTTTGGGAAAGAGCTGCAGCTCAAAGCAGCAAACACATCCAATAATGAATCAGAACATGAACCCCAAAGAACTTAAGCCCTCCCTTTGCCACAGGACAAGGATGCATAACCAACCTCAGAGGTGAACCAGCAATTCCTCATGCCAGTTTCCCTCATTCTGGATCACTTCATGCTTCCTTCATTCtcttcccacagcactgcctgccaACACTACAGTGCAGCAAATGGGTTCTAAAACAGCTCTCTCAAACCCCTAACTATGGGATATCCCATGCCAGCTGTGGGCTCTCCATTCCTCCCATGCTCTCCTGCAAAGTGCATGACTgcctccagaaaaaaaacagctgctCCACTAAATAACTTTAAAGCAATCAATTATGCCTGAAAACTAAAACCTAAGCAACTTCTTGTGTTTGTGCCATGTGTCTTTGCATCCTGCTGTATCAGTGCACACTGGTGAGCTCACTTTGACAAAATTTGCTGTGCAATGAGTAGAACAGAGGAagaaacagagctggggacagcagtgccttTCCAGCCTGGGGGGCACAGACAGCTGTATCCTGAAGTTCTCCAGCCCACCTTCCCCCAGAATTTAAGAGACATTCAAGAGACTGGTTTTTTTTGATTGTTACATGAACATCATCAATGGATGCAAATGCAACAGGAAGAGGAATGCTTATTAGTCAGCTTTTGACAGCATGAAATTCAACCCTCAGACTGGGGATTTCTTCATTCCTAGAATTACACTTTTGTCTGTAGTCCAAGTCTTTCTGTTATCTGCAAAGTGCATCTCTacacagctgcctgtgctggacTTTAAAACCTTGTTGTTCACTTGTGAAGGAAACTCTTCCTCAcattttcccagcatttctcaCCATTTCAGAGAGTGGAATTTTGGTTTTGGAATTTCAGTCTCTTCTTAAAAACTGAATGATCTATGATCTTCCTTTGACAGTGCCAGTTCCCACACTTGGAGCTTTTATGAAGATGAGTAAGACCATGGTGCAGAAAATCTGATTCAAGCAGTCAGCTGGGTGGTGGAACAGGCACACAGCACCGTGGCTATTTCAGTCCTTGTATCCCAAGTTTAAGAAGCTGGGCAAGTTCCACAAAAACTGAATCTAAAAATCATGAAGTGAGTGCAAAATTCCAAAACCTCAAGGATCACTTTGCCTTACCCAGTAAGTTCCAAAGTGAAACCAGAGAGAGAGGGCTTTGTCTGAACTCCAGGCTCCTTTTCCAGAGCTGCCCATGACTAAGGCACTGATTTTTATCGTGGCAGGAttacacagcagctctgaagcaCAGgctccccaccctgcagcactgtTACACATCCACACCCCACAGCACCAAAATCTGCAGGAGAGAACTGCTAAAGCAACATCAAGTTCCCTCCAAACTGATCAGAAGACGTGCTGCTACCCCCTTGCCTGATTAATGAACAACTTTAAAGGATGGTAAGACTTTTCTCTTTGTTAAAGGTATCTTGGGtcttttctcctgaaattaTAGAGAAGAAAACAATCAGCAAAAGCAGGGACTGTATGAAATGTCACTGGGCACATGTGAAGGGATTTTGAGCAAAGCTGACTGTTAACATGTAGGCAAGTGTTACAGGTTCAACACTCATTCCACCTTCCAAACAGGAATGtatattcttttgtttttcaggaagTTAGTCTCAACTTctcagaacaaaaccaaaacgTCTTAGGAAAGCTCAGAAGTgactgaaatattaaattatgtaaataaatataaccAGCTAATACAATAGGCAAAGCCACATGCACCTTCAATATTGAAACAAGGGCACAAAGCAAACTCTCCTGGGAGTTGGCCTGTAATGTTTGCTCAGTAAAGCTTTCAAGAACAAGGATCTTATCCCCAGAATTCCTGGCAAATTCCCTCTCAAGTACTATTACTCATTGAAAATTCCTTCCACACTTGCAGCCACAAAGAGAATCCTCTCAAGTGCTTCCTACTTCTACCTGCACAGAAGACCTGCCATGGAAATGGGTATCTctagggtcccttccaacccaaaccattccatgtttTATTCTGTATATTGGCTACTCTGACCCAACAGGCAGCAAATGAGAGCTCTGTGAGTTCAGTGCTGGTATCCAGCCACCATCTAGCTACTGGACACCAATCACAACTCTCAGGAACTCTCCCAGTATTTCAGCTATCTTTCTGAAGGACAATTGTGTTTTCTCCCTCATGCCCAGATCCCAGAATACAAGCTGCTTGCCCCTTTCTCAGTGCTGATCCCATTCTCCATGTCTCAACAGCATCAGGTATTTTCCTTGGATGGCACTGACTATGATTTTCCAAGTTCTTTCAATGTTTTGCCATTGTCAATATGTGTTTTTCCCTCAAGCATCCTCACATTGATACTGATTTGGAACACGTGCtttcttcctgattttcctATCTCCTTTCCTCAAATTCACTGCAGTCTGCTTCTCCTAAAGGAGTTCCTTTGGTTATCAGTAGCTCCTTTGGCTATCACATCACTGTTTGCCTAGTTCAAATTACAATTTAAGGCATGACTAAGATCCAATCACAAGATGGAAAGCCAAGTCTCTCTGTGAGGTATTTTGGATACATACAGTCTGCACTGGCAGTTGAAATAGCAACACACAGTTGCAAGGAATCCAGGAGATCCCACGCATGTCTGCCTGTCAGATACTCCTATTCTGCTGATCTGATTAAATCTGAACATtaagttcttttccctcagtgCTGTTATCAGCTCCCTTTTGGCAAGAGGCACGTGAATTGCAGATATATGTGTTTATAAGCAATTTAGTTGCAAGTCAGCCAGTTGCATCAGATAAGAACAAATACTTTTATTTACAATTTGGGGAAACAATCATTAGACAATCTTGCATATAGATAAGAATAAAGCAGAAGAACCTATCAAATCTTTCCCTAACAAAACTTAGCTAGtgcttttttcctcaaagaTTTCAAATTTTTTACAACAGCAGATGCTGATGAGTCCCTCTGATTCTCAACACCATTTGGTCCAACCTGAAGCCAGAAAAGCTGTAATTCACAGCACTCCCACAGCAACATCAGACCTGCAGTAACTCTGtgtatgtataaaaatattgaaaaaccCAACTACTGACTATGTTTCACACTTTAATCAAAGAATGGACCAAAGTTTCTCTGTGAAGAACTTTGAAATGGAGCTGCAAAAGTCTATCCAGTATTGTTGGGGAAAAATCCAAGCCCTTTGAACCTTAAAGGCACTGGACTCAAAGACAAGAGAAATCCACCACTGGCAGGGAGTTCAGCAGCTCATTAGAGTAAGTGCAAGTATTAAACTTGAGACCAAATCCAAATGCAGAGACCAAGTGCTGGAGTTCTCAAGCCAGAGATCTGGGAAGCACAATGACAACCAGTGCTTTAGTTAAGTGGTTTGGATTCCTTCATTTGTTACCATCAGCTGGGAATGACCATGGAGAAACTGCCCCCCCACAGAGTTCAAGCACCATATTAAAACTCCTGTTTTAAAGGCAGTTTTCCCACACACCATTCCTGCAATCCACAACTGATGAGCATCAGCAGATCCCATCATTATTCAGGTGCTCATTAACAGTTCTATAAAAAAACGTATTCTACAgaaatttcaagtttttttccagagaaaacagTATTTATTCCTGAGTTTATGTTAAAGTAGATATTCCTGGAAGGGACCACTGACCTGTGACTGATTTAACTCAGAGTTCCTAACTGGACACataaccccaaacccagccatTTCTGCATGTCATTTAGTGTTGAAAAGCTACTTTAACAGTCTCCTGCCTGGCCAAGCATTTGTAACTTGTTTTTTACTCATTTCTGACAGAAGGTTTATTTCCAGAAAGTCTCCTGGCCTTTGCATTGCCCCATGTTTCTGACATGTCAGTGATGAACTGCTGAGATAATGTGACAGTGCCAGTTAACTAAAGATAAAGTTATTGGAGTAGACACTAATTACATTTCATCTATTTAAAACCCAGAGATCACAAAGACTACTTAAAACTCaagactggaaagaaaaataaaaaaggactTACTTGTTCTCCAAGTTTATCCAAGTTGTCCAAGAAATACTTTACAGATTCCCCctaaaaacaaatcaaagagTTATTTAAATAAGCGACGTCCTTGATCCCAACAGTTTACATTCTGAAGTCCAGATAATTTATTGAAACCTACATTTAAGTGTTGTAAGCTTTAATATTAGCTATCCTAAGAACACAACTGATGATTTATTCTTAGGCCAGTTAATATTTAAGCTTAAAAGCATAAAAGGCACATCTATAATAGTCACATTCTCTCCAAATTTAGACTTGATAAATAAATCCAAGTGTTATCCATGGGGAGCATCAATGAAGCAGCCACACCTTCGTTATGAAAAGAAACATTCAATTGCTCTGAGGCTTTGCAGAGTGTGCACACAGGCATTCAGGCATTCAGCTCCAGGGATTAACCACCAGAGAAGGTTCACTTATACTGCAGGGCCACAGGACTCATTCCCACAGGTACttccccagagcacagggagtgATGAGCAGAACACAGGATGAGAAATCACAGCAGACAAAGCATTTCACTCATGTTTCCCATCAGACACCAAGCTGGACCAGAACATCTTTCTCTAAGTGatgagcagagctccaggctgctgtgcaTGATACCACATTCACTATTCAGCTTTATCTTCTGGATTCAAGTCATCCCTGTCTTGGCAAAGGGTAGCTGCAGTTTTTAATCCCTCCAGTAATGCAGAACTAAAGGTTTTTTCATGGTAAATCTGAACTACAGTCAGCCCTGTAGAACTCCATCAGGGTGCTGGGATTAAGGAGGAATTCTTCCATGGATATTGTTGCACCTGAGTTGACTTGCAATAGAAATGTACTGATGGAATTCACTGCAGGGGAAAACACCTTTTTAAGGTTCTCAGCATCCTCACAGACAATCTGCTCACATCCTCACAAATCTGCTTCCTTTTGGAAGCTCTTAATTACCAGCTGTAACTTACTCATTTTACAGTACGTGCAGAAAGGAAACCACCTATGCTTTCAGAGGTGGAAGAGCAGAAGTTCTGACTGAGTCTTCTCAATGAGAAAATCAAGCAGCATCTGAGGTAGGAGTGGCTGCACCTAATCCAGACAAGTGAATTAGGACAGGAGCTACACCCTGATAATGACTTCCCTTCACTTCAATGTGAACTCTGCAAACTTGATCTAGGGAGAATATAAACCTCACTATTCAACTGTGTCATCTAGCATCTACCCTGAGCAGAGTAGGGTCAACAACAGGCCAAAAAGGGTTCTGGCAAACACATCAGCAAGGTACCTTTGTAAGTTTTCCAGACACTAAAATAAGTTACATAATACAAGTGGATACCACACCTTTAAGTGTGCAATTTGAACATCAACGTTTAATGAGGCAAGACTGGGGCTCTGGTTGGAACATGCCTCATGCTCAACACACCTGCAGGGAGAGAGCCCAACACATCTCTGCTATCTCATTTTACCTCCTGTTTGGCTCAGTTGTCCTGTTTTCTCTGGGGtgacaaactgcagcaggaacacCATTTTAGTAGCACACAGCAGCAACTGCTTGCAATGGTAGCAGTACTGTATCTTTTCTAGCCTCAGTCCTCTAAGGAAGGTGTATAGGCAAGTGCATTCCTATTTCACAGATAATAAACAACTCTGATGCATGAGCCCACCAAGCTTCCCAAGAAGGAGTGACAGGATCAGAATTCTAAATCCACTGTCTGTAGCCGAATACtaaggcaaaataaaatttaaggtctttttaatttcttttttaggtGCCAATAGGAGCTGGCaaccttcccttccccacaggGCTGGCTACATACCAATCAGGCAGATTTCAGACTCAGTAAGTGCAGGTATTTATTCTGGAATACCTGGGCCTCAAAGGCTGaatttgtgcatgtgtgtgtgtatgcatttTAATCTTAGACAGCATTTTTATACAACTTACAGCAATACCTTCTCCCTAAAGAAGCATTAACTCTGCAGTTAATGTGGAAGTTACTACCTCTCCTTTAAGTCCCAGGGCTTGCAGCTACTgagcagctggaacagagaaGCAAACCACAGCCTGGAAAATTCACAAAACATCCCCAAGCAAGCATCTTTCTGAAAGAGGGGATTTCCTGAAATCACAACTGCAAAAcacacagggctgcagtgacagtgacactccAGAGCCACACACCCAACAGCAAATCACTgccaggggacactgaggtgcCAACTCCACCTCTGGGCTGTCACCTGTCAGAGACAGTGGCACACAAAAATCAAGGTGGCCATGCTGAAACTGAAGAGACTGGATTATTAAACCCATCAGTTACAACATCACACAGCTCATTAAGCAGGGACATTCCAGCTTCCTTCCTCCACACCACGGGCTCAGCTGCTTGGGTTCTCCCCTCGTAAAAATCTGTTCAGACAGCAAGTGCTCTGGACATGACTCAACTCTGTAACCAAGGATAAAAGTTGTTCATTCACTGTGTTTTACCAATCTGCATACTAATTAAAAACCTAGAACAGCTTCAACCTCATCATCTCTTCTTCCATCCAACTCCAGCCACCCATCCATATCACAGAGCCACAAGCCAGGGCTCTGACCAGTGGTAATTTTCTGTCTGCCCTGGACATgttgctgagctgagctctgctaaCTACAGACACTCCTGAACAGCAAACTACCTCACTGAACAGATCATTATCAGAATGCACTACTGGAGAAGCAGAGAGTTTTGACCCATTTAAACAAACTTCAAAGAGGCAGCATTACAAAGCAGCTGAGCTTCAATCCCTTCCCAAAGGgtgaagttttttattttacccAATAATGaagagaaacactgaaaaactcaGCACACAACAACTGAGGAAAGCCTTAATGCcacctatttttaaaaatcagtttgaaaAGGAACAATTCACATCCCAGTACAACAGCCCCAATGCCAGCTTCTGTGTTAGGCTGCTTTTTCTTGGTAGATAGAGAAACAAATCCCACTCAGTAAATCCATGACAGTGACCATATTTAAATAGCTGTACTCAACAGCTGTCACCTAAAATTTCCCTTCTGACAAACTGTAAACCCTCTGGTTTACCCAAGATGACTAGGAAAAAGAAACTGGGTTTCCCCACTCTGTCCCACTAATGCCAGTGTGGCTCACCATGTCCATCCCTGCCACGTGGCTGCTCCACAACCCATCTGTGGTGTCACGCCACAAAGGAGCCACACCAAGGGCAAAATCTTGATAGAAACGAGAAACTGAAGGATCTGCCCCCATTAAAACCCCCACAGTTCTCCATTAACACTCCTGTTGTCTTCACACCCACGTTCTGTGAGCACATAGGACGGAAATTTAAAGATTAGCTAAAAATACAGTgatgtccccagcacaggaaggacctTGACCTGTTGG
It encodes:
- the GNA13 gene encoding guanine nucleotide-binding protein subunit alpha-13 — translated: MADFLPSRSALSGCFPGCLLTSGEAEQQRKSKEIDKCLNREKTYVKRLVKILLLGAGESGKSTFLKQMRIIHGQDWDRAAREEFRATIYSNVIKGVRVLVDAREKLHIPWGDPANQSNGDKVMAFDTRAVTVVQGMVETAVFLDYLPAIRALWADSGIQHAYDRRREFQLGESVKYFLDNLDKLGEQDYLPSQQDILLARRPTKGIHEYDFEIKNVPFKMVDVGGQRSERKRWFECFDSVTSILFLVSSSEFDQVLMEDRQTNRLTESLNIFETIVNNRVFSNVSIILFLNKTDLLEEKVQKVSIKDYFPEFEGDPHCLTDVQKFLVDCFRTKRRDQQQKPLYHHFTTAINTENIRLVFRDVKDTILHDNLKQLMLQ